The genomic window CAAACCACAACTCTGAAATCAGAGAAATGGAGGAGTAAGCTCATCTAGTCAACATCTTCATTCAAGCAGTGGTCAAACAATCTACAAATGTATCTTCAATAAACTGAGCTTTGAGGcagaacaaaaaatagaaaaattaaaagcctcTATATTCCAAGCACCAATAATGGAGGCTAAGCAATTATATCTACAAAGTCTTATTGACAGGTCTCTTCCTAGTGGAAAATCCTGAGACTTTAAGCACTGTGACTTTACAGAAGGCAGGCTGGTTTAAGAGGAAActtacttttaataaaaagacaatcaacaatattttattttgggcaCTTAGTATTTCACAGATCCTCAAGTTTTGAGGTAGGTTAAATATTAGCATtgtatttcacaaaataaaacttaGGCAAAGGTTCTATCACTTGTTGTAAACTACAGCGTCTTAGAATCCTATCATGGTCAAGAATAACATGGTCTCCATGATCTTTCAGATTAATCTCCTCTGATATGAATTTAATGGTGAAAACTCCCaaattattcacacacacacaaaaagactaCATATTATAGAAATTCTACATTGGGGTATTTCATAATTCTTAAGTGGATCCTACAATGATTATATATAGTGGAATAACCTACTTGCTCccataacaaatatatttacatgtgaCCAACCCTTAAAATTACAAACTAGAACATTACTGATTTCATTGCTTTTCTGCCTTTTCGGGTAGGTGGAGCAGGAAGATAATCAGCAAGCCTTATACAGCGCTTAGGTAGCCTCTAAGTGCAGGTGCTATGCTCAAGGCACCATTTCCATGATTTGGGGTCATAGAAAAGCAAGTATACAGATGGAGCCAAGATCTAGAAAAGATGCCTGAATCCCAGAAGAGGGGTGCCTTGTGCAAgtcaaagacaaggaaaaaaatactatcaGCTCAGGCTTCTGATCTTCATTGTCATGCTGTAGCATTATAATACCTATGGGAAGAGCTCCTAAAAAAGCAGTAAATGTATCCCAATAAAATCTGTTAATTAAATTCTTACTATCTAGATAAAtcacaagtaaaattaaattggtattttattaaaatgacatctaaagaagcaaaatacctaaatattttaatatgagtaTGTTCCACCTATCACGTAAATGACTCTAAATGTCATGAGTCTAATTCACTTAGCTCATTAGAATTACTTATTTACCAGAATTCAGCTCATCCTGACATGGATCCCTGGGCCAGTCTTCTCAAGTAAATGTTTTAGTATAAAgttccatttatttaaacaagTGTCAAATACTAGTAATAATACAGGATTAAGAGTGGTTAATTAGctgagaaattataataaaaacatgattctCTTATAAAATATAGTATCAGCAGAATCAATTTCAAGAGTGAGGATAGACACCTATGCTTCTGAATAGACTGAACAGTACGGCTGAATAAGATTTGAGttaaagcagcaaggaaaaaaaggagggaggggccaTAGGAGGCAGAGTATCGAAGCCTTTTATTCTAGTGTCCCCCAAATTGACTATGGAAGTAAAAAGtttctacattaaaaaagtttatataaattacatgaaTTGCAATTTTCATAAAAGTCAAAATGAAATGTTCTGCATAGGACAAAAGATATGCCTAAGCAACTATCATCTGCACAAGGCCACTGAATGTCATGGAAattaataacaaatgaaaaagctTACGTCTATACAGACAAAGTAAATACTTCAGTTTAGTATTCGATAAGCCCAAGACTGTAAACTACTTACTATACAAAAGCTCTAATGACGTACAGAGTTTTGTGTAGAAACTCTTGTGCTTCTGGTTGGCACATCATCTGCTTTTTAATATGTGAAATTAATACAGACATTTATGAGAGGTTGTGCAAAACTACTGTATTTACAAAAATGGCACAAAAGTGAATTCAACAGTCAATGCACATGCACACTTCATTCACATCTTCAACAAAAGATACTCTAACACTACAGAACTAAATAAGAATACTAGCTTCAATGGCAGCTGTTAAGCACTAGAGTCACATAAGTTACACCAGAATGGGCAAATATTGCCCAAGTAAAATTCTATTGTTAAAGCTGAAACAGGTTTAAGGCCATTCAAGTTCAAGCACAGAGATACAAATCTTTCAGAGCCCCATCAAATTTTGTTTGAAGAATGTGACCTTTCTTCCAACTTGTGGTCTTAAACTTCTGTTTTacaaaatccaaaaggaaaatacagaagaaatcaATACAATAGAGGTTATATTAAATAAGAGTAACATACAAAGCTAGAATTAAGATGAGTTAAAGAAAGCCAAAACATTACAATTGTAAAACTTGCTTGTTACGTGTTGAACCAGCCCTACACTAGGAGTTAGgtaatatatacaattattttcaagTAGATTACTTTATGTTGCTctaacatcttctttatcagtgCACTGTTAAACTAATCAAAAACTCTACACACGTATATTCCCTCACAATAGCAGCACACACTACCGCTACCTGCAAAGCTGTCATTCTCAAATGACttagtgaaggaaagaaaaaaagcagagaaagtaaCAACATATTAAGGAGAAATAATGGGAATTGGAAGATTCATGCAGTTCAGCTCTTTTAATCAGCCAGCCAGCTTGCTAGCAACAAGGGATGGTTTCCGTTGAGGAAGGTCCTGTGGAGTGGGAATGTGGTCACCAGTGACCTCTGTCTTATCCGGAGCTGCAGTAGGAAGCTGCTTgttcttcatttttgctttagccATGTTGTAATCTCcagaatcaaaatatttttgctacaagaaaaaaaaattcaggctGAAATTTACAACTTTCATATGCAATCACATTGAATTTAAGATGGAGATGTAACCTAAACTGTCAGCATAAAATAAGctaatctaaaaaaatttaaacaagaacATTAAATGGAGAAATAGCAAACCTTTCATTTACtcacaaaaaaaccagaaattcttgtttaaattattttgaaaataaaaacacataattcACCATCTTGCATTCAGGATGTGCCaacatttttctattattaaaaaatattatttatagctCCTGTCTCCTAGGATGAACGTTTCTGCAaggatttaaaatcatttatttgagggagactaaggtggctcagtcagttaagtgtcctactcctggtctcagctcagttcttgatctcaaggctgtgagttcaagccctgagttgggctccacactgagcatggaacccacttaaaaaaaaaaaaaaaaaaaaaaagtagttcacTAAAATGAAAGTAGTTCGCTAAAATCAAAtttaaggttaaataaaatataaatgctaggataacaagaaataaactcattataaattaattatcACTTAAAATGCACATCCCTATCCTACACTTCCATTTTTCACTTAAGACACTGAAGTACAACTGCCATTCCTTTTAAGGCAGAGGGACGAATAAGGTAACAATAATACCCTCATTTACAACTTCTACCTATCGTGTTTAACCTACTTTTACGGACTGCTTACTATACCCGAAGCATGGTGTCAATACTGGAGATACAAAGAGGAACAATCATTATACTGTTTTAAGTACACAAGGTGCTACGTGTGCTAAAGAAGAGTAACTTAACCTTTTAGAGTATGCAAGTGGGAACAGTACAGAAATAAGATGAGCACCTCACTGAcaaaaggagaaagggggaaaatttTCTTTCAGACTTCAAAGATCTCTCATATGGTAAATGAAATAGCTGGGAATTCACAACTTGGTCTAAGATTGTTGAGTGGCCTGGGAAAATGTCTCAGCGGCTGCCTCCCTCAAGGACTATTCTTCGATAAGACAGCTCAGGCCTAAAGCCAAAGCGTCTAAAGCTAGAAACTGCTTTTCATGTTGTCACTTATATACATAACACACTGAGCAGTTAACAAGGAAACTGGGACCAGGCCCTTCTAAGGCTTGGAGCAGCTTTATTTctgcatgttttaaaatgaatatggtgggggcacctaagtggctcagtcagttgagagtctgacttcaacttaggtcataatctcagggttcatgggtttgagtcccacccATGctggcctttgtgctgacagcacggagcctgcttcagattctctgtctccctctctctgcctctgcccgcTAGCGTgagtgctctctcaaaaaataaacataaaaaaaagtgtggtgaaaaaaaaaatctcagaacttCTCTGAGTGTCACCTTACAGAGCTTCTGCATCATTTTAGAGAGCTAATTTTGAAATTCTGGAGGAGAACAAAGCAGAGTGCCAAATTCTTTGCTCAGTCAAAAGCACAAAATGAGAAATTACACAGGACAAATTTTAGGCAGGTTTTCCCCACTGTAATAAAGTCAGTTTCTAATGATTCTCTTTAAGAGTAACAGCAAAAGATCATCATGAGGGGGTTCTTTCTTAACTGTTAGGCTACTCTGGggaaaaggaattaaatatctttaatatggctaaagacaaaattaaaatcagtCCTTAACAATTTTAACTGCTCTAGAGATAAGAGTGAACTAAATCAGTGTTTCTCACATTAGGAAGAGAGTCTAACAAGGCAATATTAGTTGTCttcaacaatttttaagttttgcattttaagtgaaaatctttaaaaattgacaaaatatggGGTGCCTTAGTGACTCAATTGgacaagcgtccaacttcagctcaggtcatgatcttgaggttcatgggtttgagcccacattgggctctgtgcttacagctcagagcctggatcctgcttcagattctgtgtctcccttttttcctctctctctctgcccctctcctgctcttactctgtctctctctatcaaaaataaacatttaaaaaaatttaacaaaacatattCTGGGTCATCTGAGTGACAATCTTCTATAAAAACCTTTCCTCCTCTAATTTAGGGGCCATATTTACATCAGTATCCATAACTGCACTGACACTAAGTGATCACCTGAAGTGACAAATTAACTTTTAAGGCCATGTTTCTTAAAACTGGATCCTCAGTTTTTCTGGGGCTTTACAAATTCCgtaaatatgaaaaaacatgGGTCATACTCCTTGATATCCCTTCCAGCTTTAAACAGTCTGTGTCACACTGAACAAGCCAGACTGTTAAAAGCCTAAAATAGGTATAATAATATTAACGAGTACAGTATAACAGAAAGGGACTAAATATAACTACCCAATCAACCCTCTCAGAAGAAACTGTTCAAAGATACCaaggtaattaaaaacaaacaaacaaacaaacaaaaacctaaggTAACAGGCAAGCTTGCTATTGTGACGAAGGAAAACTAAAACCTAACACCCTGACATCTAAAAACTTCAAAACTCTTTTAAACTAGTAAGAAATGATATAGCTGAATATAAGACCTCACTCCCCA from Suricata suricatta isolate VVHF042 chromosome 9, meerkat_22Aug2017_6uvM2_HiC, whole genome shotgun sequence includes these protein-coding regions:
- the ARPP19 gene encoding cAMP-regulated phosphoprotein 19 isoform X1, which encodes MSAEVPEAASAEEQKEMEDKVTSPEKAEEAKLKARYPHLGQKPGGSDFLRKRLQKGQKYFDSGDYNMAKAKMKNKQLPTAAPDKTEVTGDHIPTPQDLPQRKPSLVASKLAG
- the ARPP19 gene encoding cAMP-regulated phosphoprotein 19 isoform X2, which codes for MEDKVTSPEKAEEAKLKARYPHLGQKPGGSDFLRKRLQKGQKYFDSGDYNMAKAKMKNKQLPTAAPDKTEVTGDHIPTPQDLPQRKPSLVASKLAG